Proteins from one Cryptomeria japonica chromosome 4, Sugi_1.0, whole genome shotgun sequence genomic window:
- the LOC131040595 gene encoding UDP-glycosyltransferase 86A1, giving the protein MAGHAVVVPYPARGHVNPMMQLATKLASHGISVTFVLTESWHKIMTKAMDNDFSHAQKLGLDIRAAIIPDCVVGESERWGNMTNFFLSLSNMETHVSELITNLKSSGTAPSCIVADTFLRWAVPLAKRHNLLSIALWPMSVTTFSIFYHIDLVGLQVCIDCIPGVPSIQRAELPHEILSASPLSNEIAKCLMDVREANWVVGNSFYDLDCSAVEAMINRTPVQCVGPLLIMPSQAHCHDGKDDSQCSQWLDSKPARSVIYVSFGSFIQVSRAQVREIAMGLMQSRCYFVWALRPDKEASHVSEMLPTGFLETSKEQGLVSSWFNQVDILKHPSVGGFFSHCGWNAVMESISAGVPILGFPLALDQFVNCKRVVEEWKFGMRVRSREDENRVIAAQEISKRVVVFMEGEENVRFRGAVERLKELAREEVINGGSATNLKLISDRLKAPQCP; this is encoded by the exons ATGGCAGGGCATGCAGTAGTTGTTCCGTATCCAGCGCGAGGCCATGTAAATCCAATGATGCAGCTCGCCACAAAGCTCGCCTCTCATGGAATCTCTGTTACATTTGTGCTGACTGAGTCGTGGCACAAAATCATGACAAAGGCCATGGACAATGATTTTTCCCATGCCCAAAAGCTTGGCCTGGACATTCGGGCGGCCATCATTCCGGACTGCGTGGTGGGGGAATCAGAAAGGTGGGGCAACATGACGAACTTTTTTCTGTCGCTCTCCAACATGGAAACTCATGTCAGCGAGCTTATAACCAACCTCAAAAGCTCGGGAACCGCCCCGTCCTGCATAGTGGCCGACACTTTCCTCAGATGGGCGGTGCCTCTGGCTAAAAGACACAATCTCCTCTCTATAGCCCTGTGGCCAATGTCTGTCACAACCTTCTCCATCTTTTATCATATTGATTTAG TTGGGTTGCAAGTGTGTATAGATTGTATTCCTGGGGTGCCTTCCATTCAACGGGCAGAACTTCCACACGAGATTCTCTCTGCCTCCCCTCTAAGCAATGAAATAGCCAAATGCTTAATGGATGTGAGAGAAGCAAATTGGGTTGTGGGGAATTCTTTCTATGACTTGGATTGCAGTGCAGTGGAGGCCATGATCAACAGAACACCGGTACAGTGTGTGGGTCCATTGTTAATCATGCCCTCTCAGGCCCACTGCCATGACGGGAAGGACGATTCACAGTGCAGTCAATGGCTGGATTCGAAACCGGCGCGGTCGGTCATATACGTTTCCTTCGGAAGCTTTATCCAGGTGTCAAGAGCTCAGGTAAGGGAAATAGCAATGGGTCTGATGCAGAGCAGGTGCTATTTTGTGTGGGCTCTTCGTCCGGATAAAGAGGCGTCGCATGTCTCTGAAATGTTGCCGACTGGATTTTTGGAGACAAGTAAAGAGCAGGGATTGGTTTCAAGCTGGTTTAATCAAGTCGACATTCTGAAACATCCTTCGGTGGGAGGGTTTTTCAGCCACTGTGGATGGAACGCCGTTATGGAGAGCATTTCGGCGGGTGTTCCCATCCTGGGATTTCCTCTTGCGCTGGATCAGTTCGTAAATTGCAAGCGTGTGGTGGAGGAATGGAAGTTTGGGATGAGGGTGAGGAGTCGAGAGGATGAAAACAGGGTAATAGCGGCGCAGGAGATCTCCAAAAGGGTTGTAGTGTTCATGGAAGGTGAGGAAAACGTGAGATTTAGAGGAGCGGTGGAGAGGCTTAAAGAGCTCGCCAGAGAGGAAGTCATCAATGGAGGATCTGCCACTAATTTGAAGCTTATTTCCGATAGGTTGAAAGCCCCCCAATGTCCATGA
- the LOC131040593 gene encoding UDP-glycosyltransferase 86A1 — MAAHVMVVPYPGQGLLNPMMQLARRLASNGITVSFVVTESWHKIISGAEGDAFTSARKQGLPLSPAIIPDCVAPESERSANLMAFFLSLANMEAHVSQLITKLARSENPPVCMVADTFLRWAVPLAKKHALKSVSLWTESVTRFSIFYHSDLVVGVEGCIDNIPGVPPLQHTDLPSPFVTPLRVEFLRCFDTVKEADWIVANSMYPLDCKAVEALFPKIRVHCVGSLLPCAYLEQSDNQDRKMGTSSRIETDCKLWLDCKPAQSVIYVSFGSHVSVSRPQLAEIAAGLMQSGYHFVWALRPDKDASDVSEMLPPGFLDETKEQGLVAPWFSQVEVLSHPSVGGFLSHCGWNAIMESVSSGIPILGFPIGLDQFTNCKLIADEWNFGLQLRRGDDGNRVISAQEITKKIKLLMEGEESVRVRRAAERFRDAAKEEVSKGGRSANNLEALVNSLKQTKVVSSRNIIY; from the exons ATGGCAGCTCATGTAATGGTTGTTCCTTATCCAGGTCAAGGGCTCCTTAACCCCATGATGCAACTTGCAAGAAGGCTGGCCTCTAATGGAATTACTGTAAGTTTTGTGGTGACAGAGTCATGGCACAAAATTATTTCAGGCGCAGAGGGCGATGCTTTCACAAGCGCTCGGAAGCAGGGCCTCCCCCTCAGCCCCGCTATCATACCCGACTGTGTGGCGCCTGAGTCAGAAAGGTCGGCTAATTTGATGGCCTTTTTTCTCTCACTTGCTAATATGGAAGCTCATGTCAGTCAACTCATAACCAAGCTCGCTCGTTCAGAAAATCCCCCCGTTTGCATGGTAGCTGATACCTTTCTCAGGTGGGCGGTGCCTCTTGCTAAGAAACATGCTCTGAAATCCGTTTCATTGTGGACAGAGTCTGTAACCCGCTTTTCCATTTTCTATCATTCAGATTTGGTAG TTGGGGTGGAAGGATGCATAGACAATATTCCAGGGGTTCCTCCGTTACAACATACAGACCTTCCCTCCCCATTTGTCACTCCTCTGAGAGTAGaatttttgaggtgttttgatactGTGAAAGAAGCAGATTGGATTGTTGCCAATTCCATGTACCCTCTGGATTGCAAGGCAGTGGAAGCCTTGTTTCCCAAAATCCGTGTGCATTGCGTTGGCTCCTTATTGCCTTGTGCTTACCTTGAGCAATCTGACAACCAAGATAGGAAGATGGGAACAAGTTCCCGGATCGAAACTGACTGCAAACTCTGGCTGGATTGCAAACCTGCGCAGTCAGTCATCTATGTTTCATTTGGCAGCCATGTTTCTGTTTCCAGGCCTCAGTTAGCAGAGATAGCAGCTGGCCTTATGCAGAGTGGGTACCATTTTGTTTGGGCTCTTCGTCCAGATAAAGATGCATCTGATGTCTCAGAGATGTTGCCTCCTGGATTTTTGGATGAAACTAAAGAGCAGGGTCTTGTTGCACCCTGGTTTAGCCAGGTGGAGGTTCTTTCACATCCTTCGGTGGGAGGGTTTTTGAGCCACTGTGGATGGAATGCCATTATGGAGAGTGTTTCATCTGGTATTCCCATTTTGGGATTTCCTATTGGGCTGGATCAGTTCACCAACTGCAAACTCATTGCCGACGAATGGAATTTTGGGTTACAGTTGAGGAGAGGAGATGATGGAAACAGGGTTATAAGCGCACAAGAAATAACAAAGAAGATAAAATTGTTAATGGAGGGGGAGGAGAGTGTAAGAGTAAGAAGGGCAGCAGAGAGATTTAGAGATGCAGCCAAGGAGGAAGTAAGCAAAGGAGGAAGATCTGCCAATAATTTAGAAGCCCTTGTGAATAGTTTGAAGCAAACTAAAGTAGTGTCCAGTCGAAATATCATTTATTAA